One genomic window of Cupriavidus malaysiensis includes the following:
- a CDS encoding 4-methylmuconolactone methylisomerase, giving the protein MIRMLYLLVKPEGMSDATFRAECQRHYDMSHGIPGLHRYEVRLVAEQPTDTHVPFFDIGHVDAIGECWFENEAAYATYLASDVRKAWFEHGKTFIGRLKPFRTETVGGDDTA; this is encoded by the coding sequence ATGATCCGCATGCTGTACCTGCTGGTGAAGCCTGAAGGCATGTCCGACGCCACCTTCCGCGCCGAATGCCAGCGCCACTACGACATGTCGCACGGCATTCCCGGCCTGCACCGCTACGAGGTGCGCCTGGTCGCCGAGCAGCCCACCGACACGCACGTGCCGTTCTTCGACATCGGCCACGTGGACGCCATCGGCGAATGCTGGTTCGAGAACGAAGCGGCCTACGCCACCTACCTGGCCTCGGACGTCCGCAAGGCATGGTTCGAGCACGGCAAGACCTTCATCGGCCGGCTCAAGCCGTTCCGCACCGAAACCGTCGGCGGCGACGACACGGCCTGA
- the catC gene encoding muconolactone Delta-isomerase — MLFHVQMDVKIPDTLPAEQADAIKAAEKARAIEIQQAGKWPHLWRVVGRYANVSIFDVESNDELHALLSSLPLFPYMTIQVTPLARHPSAI; from the coding sequence ATGCTGTTCCACGTACAGATGGACGTGAAGATTCCCGACACCCTGCCGGCCGAGCAGGCCGACGCCATCAAGGCCGCCGAGAAGGCGCGCGCCATCGAGATCCAGCAGGCCGGCAAGTGGCCGCACCTGTGGCGCGTGGTGGGCCGCTACGCCAACGTCAGCATCTTCGACGTGGAGAGCAACGACGAGCTGCACGCGCTGCTGTCGTCGCTGCCGCTGTTCCCCTACATGACCATCCAGGTCACGCCGCTGGCGCGGCATCCGTCGGCGATCTGA
- a CDS encoding helix-turn-helix domain-containing protein, translated as MREFTVRTPEQLPAMLRGFRKQAGLTQAELAARLGVRQQTLSGLERNAESVSAGRLLTLLSVLGVELVLRQADAAAQAAPPPTDLPQW; from the coding sequence ATGCGCGAATTCACGGTCCGCACGCCCGAGCAACTCCCAGCCATGCTCCGAGGCTTCCGCAAGCAAGCCGGCCTGACCCAGGCCGAACTGGCTGCCCGTCTGGGCGTACGCCAGCAGACATTGTCGGGGCTGGAGCGCAACGCGGAAAGCGTCAGCGCCGGGCGCCTGTTGACGCTGCTGTCGGTATTGGGTGTCGAACTCGTGCTTCGGCAAGCGGACGCTGCCGCGCAGGCCGCGCCCCCGCCAACCGATCTTCCTCAGTGGTGA
- a CDS encoding type II toxin-antitoxin system HipA family toxin — protein MGRRSRTRSLGLWMNGVYVGNWQFQPQHGDVLQYAEAWLSAPEGRPLSLSLPFTPGNAAHRGDAVRAYFENLLPDSREIRDRIARRFRTETTDAFDLLAQVGRDCAGALQLLPDGMAPTGVATIDGEPLNEAQMARALRGAVMQQPPAGADDGEFRISIAGAQEKTAFLWADGQWLRPRGSTPTSHIFKLPMGLVGNMQLDLGESVENEWLCAQILAAYGMPVAACRPLMFENQKVLCVERFDRMWSKGSKPWLIRLPQEDMCQATATPPYRKYEADGGPGIDRIMRLLDGSMHREADRLRFFQAQVLFWMLCAPDGHAKNFSLALRPGGAYQLTPLYDVMSAYPLLGEGPGKLSPHKVRLAMAVRSSNAHWRVRDIRRRHWLELGRRHAIVTPEGGDAESVVNGLAASTPAVVTRVRSLLPAGFPSALADTILGGLQAAADKLAA, from the coding sequence ATGGGGCGCCGCTCTCGCACGCGCAGCCTCGGACTCTGGATGAACGGCGTCTATGTCGGCAACTGGCAGTTCCAGCCGCAACACGGGGACGTACTGCAATATGCGGAGGCCTGGCTTTCGGCGCCCGAAGGGCGTCCGCTGTCCTTGTCGCTGCCGTTCACGCCGGGCAACGCCGCGCATCGGGGTGACGCCGTGCGCGCCTACTTCGAAAACCTGCTGCCCGACAGTCGGGAGATACGCGATCGCATTGCACGGCGTTTCCGCACGGAAACGACCGATGCCTTCGATCTGTTGGCACAAGTCGGGCGCGACTGTGCGGGCGCACTGCAATTGCTGCCGGACGGCATGGCGCCGACAGGCGTCGCCACGATCGATGGGGAACCACTGAACGAAGCGCAGATGGCGAGGGCATTGCGCGGAGCGGTCATGCAGCAGCCGCCAGCCGGGGCCGATGATGGTGAGTTCCGCATATCGATCGCCGGCGCCCAGGAGAAGACTGCTTTCCTGTGGGCGGACGGTCAATGGTTGCGCCCCAGAGGCTCCACGCCCACCAGTCATATCTTCAAGCTCCCCATGGGACTGGTCGGCAATATGCAACTGGACCTGGGCGAATCGGTCGAGAATGAATGGCTGTGCGCACAGATCCTCGCGGCCTATGGCATGCCCGTGGCCGCTTGCCGGCCGCTCATGTTCGAGAACCAGAAGGTGCTCTGTGTCGAACGCTTCGATCGCATGTGGTCGAAGGGAAGCAAGCCCTGGCTCATCCGCCTGCCTCAGGAGGACATGTGCCAGGCCACCGCCACGCCGCCATATCGGAAGTACGAAGCCGATGGTGGCCCGGGGATCGACCGCATCATGCGTCTGCTCGATGGCTCGATGCATCGTGAGGCGGATCGCCTGCGCTTTTTCCAGGCACAGGTTCTGTTCTGGATGCTGTGCGCCCCCGACGGACATGCCAAGAATTTCAGCTTGGCGTTGCGTCCTGGTGGCGCCTACCAGCTGACACCCCTATACGATGTGATGTCGGCCTATCCACTGCTTGGCGAAGGACCAGGGAAACTCTCGCCGCACAAGGTCCGCCTGGCGATGGCGGTCCGTTCCAGCAACGCACATTGGCGAGTACGGGACATCCGGCGGCGGCACTGGCTGGAACTGGGGCGCCGCCACGCCATCGTCACGCCGGAGGGCGGCGACGCGGAGTCCGTGGTCAACGGTCTCGCAGCAAGCACGCCTGCGGTAGTCACCCGCGTGCGCAGCCTGTTGCCAGCGGGGTTCCCTTCGGCACTGGCCGACACCATCCTTGGTGGATTGCAGGCGGCGGCGGACAAGCTTGCGGCCTGA
- a CDS encoding anti-sigma factor — MSHDPTGRPLPAQQHERLNQPLHELLHELLRDDSLYHRAPPDLRARVMARLAGDARQADLPHQADQADQADPADPARQPRRTRWLRWLRWPQWQRPQWQPSRPLQQWPRGTPWLRPAIGPALPWAGGGLAGLAASALLFALLAPVPARHDERLGQEIVASHVRALLSQHPVDVVSTDQHTVKPWFNGRLDYAPPVVDLATRGFPLAGGRMDYVAHRRVAVLVYRDQRHPIDLYVLPAAEGACTPANRSADGYAMVRWCAAGMDFWAISDAEPAHVRAFAQALRDAVGDPGE, encoded by the coding sequence ATGAGCCATGACCCGACCGGCCGCCCGCTGCCTGCGCAGCAGCATGAGCGGCTGAACCAACCACTGCACGAACTGCTGCATGAACTGTTGCGCGACGACTCGCTCTATCATCGCGCGCCGCCGGATTTGCGCGCGCGCGTGATGGCGCGGCTGGCCGGCGATGCTCGCCAGGCCGACCTGCCACACCAGGCAGATCAGGCAGATCAGGCGGATCCGGCGGATCCGGCACGCCAGCCGCGCCGCACACGCTGGCTGCGCTGGCTACGCTGGCCGCAATGGCAACGCCCGCAATGGCAGCCATCACGCCCATTGCAGCAATGGCCGCGCGGGACGCCATGGCTGCGTCCGGCCATCGGCCCCGCGCTGCCCTGGGCAGGCGGCGGCCTGGCCGGGCTTGCCGCCTCCGCGCTGCTGTTCGCCCTGCTCGCGCCGGTGCCGGCGCGGCACGACGAACGGCTCGGCCAGGAGATCGTGGCGAGCCATGTGCGCGCGCTGCTGTCCCAGCATCCGGTCGACGTGGTGTCGACGGACCAGCATACCGTGAAGCCATGGTTCAACGGCCGCCTCGACTATGCGCCGCCCGTGGTCGACCTGGCGACCCGCGGCTTCCCGCTGGCCGGGGGTCGCATGGACTACGTGGCGCATCGCCGCGTCGCGGTGCTGGTCTATCGCGACCAGCGGCACCCGATCGACCTCTATGTCCTGCCCGCCGCCGAGGGCGCCTGCACGCCCGCCAACCGCTCGGCGGACGGCTACGCGATGGTGCGCTGGTGCGCGGCCGGCATGGACTTCTGGGCCATCAGCGACGCCGAGCCGGCGCACGTGCGCGCGTTCGCGCAGGCCTTGCGCGACGCCGTCGGCGATCCGGGGGAATAA
- a CDS encoding RNA polymerase sigma factor — protein MAPTDESRRFEQVALPHLDAAYNLARWLSGSASEADDIVQEACLRAFRFFDSFRGDNARAWLLAIVRNTWFTEWRRRSDAADGTPYDDTLHGDTRLPGWVDGIGSDPEVLVMRREASRLVHHALEQLPVEYREVLVLRELEDLSYRDIAGIAGIPLGTVMSRLSRGRHLLCAALRAAQADGAALARAPASGHPMGANHEP, from the coding sequence GTGGCCCCGACCGACGAGTCCCGCCGCTTCGAGCAGGTGGCGTTGCCGCACCTGGATGCCGCCTACAACCTGGCGCGCTGGCTGAGCGGCAGCGCCAGCGAGGCGGACGATATCGTGCAGGAAGCCTGCCTGCGCGCCTTCCGCTTCTTCGACAGCTTCCGCGGCGACAACGCGCGCGCCTGGCTGCTCGCCATCGTGCGCAATACCTGGTTTACCGAATGGCGGCGGCGCAGCGATGCCGCCGACGGCACGCCTTACGACGACACCCTGCACGGCGACACGCGCCTGCCGGGCTGGGTCGACGGCATCGGCAGCGATCCCGAGGTCCTGGTGATGCGCCGGGAAGCTAGCCGCCTGGTGCACCACGCGCTCGAACAACTGCCGGTGGAGTACCGCGAGGTCCTGGTGCTGCGCGAATTGGAAGACCTCAGCTACAGGGATATCGCCGGCATCGCCGGCATTCCGCTCGGCACCGTGATGTCGCGGCTGTCGCGCGGCCGCCACCTGCTCTGCGCCGCGCTGCGTGCCGCGCAGGCGGACGGCGCCGCGCTGGCGCGCGCGCCGGCATCCGGCCATCCGATGGGAGCAAATCATGAGCCATGA
- a CDS encoding dethiobiotin synthetase produces the protein MKPASLTRSAHAPRPRRAGLWLALCALPLLFACADPAWRTVAPGAGSDALQARLGPPRETYRLPDGSQRWLYPGPSQTKWSASLDPSGHVIRVHPMLSGAEAGEAKVGEWTMQDVLAHYGKPVDTSRFPRMRRQVWSYRFAEDNVSYATMHFYFDPQGVLRLTQVVPDYLLES, from the coding sequence ATGAAGCCCGCTTCCCTGACCCGATCCGCCCATGCGCCGCGCCCCCGCCGCGCGGGACTGTGGCTGGCGCTGTGCGCCCTGCCCCTGCTGTTCGCCTGCGCGGATCCCGCCTGGCGCACGGTGGCGCCCGGCGCCGGCAGCGACGCGCTGCAGGCCAGGCTCGGACCGCCGCGCGAAACCTATCGCCTGCCCGACGGCTCCCAGCGCTGGCTCTACCCCGGGCCGAGCCAGACCAAGTGGTCCGCCAGCCTCGACCCCTCCGGGCACGTGATCCGCGTGCATCCGATGCTGAGCGGCGCGGAGGCCGGCGAAGCCAAGGTCGGCGAGTGGACCATGCAGGACGTGCTGGCCCACTACGGCAAGCCGGTCGACACCAGCCGCTTCCCGCGCATGCGGCGCCAGGTATGGAGCTACCGCTTTGCCGAGGACAACGTGTCGTACGCGACCATGCATTTCTACTTCGATCCGCAGGGCGTGCTGCGGCTCACCCAGGTGGTGCCGGACTACCTGCTTGAGTCGTAG
- a CDS encoding lecithin retinol acyltransferase family protein encodes MPDTHFPPAPGTHLVTLRCGYCHHGIYVGDGKVVHYAGFGGALQRGPVEEVALAGFTAGQPVWIDADPRPGYPGPEVVRRARSRLDENDYRLLSNNCEHFCTWCLSGESRSEQVRDWHCHPRAALCRAVRLFQAYREAYRAAYRGKRPPAGAGVRLLPARAATRQPGLHAATGEAFLNQTETVGVPS; translated from the coding sequence ATGCCCGACACCCACTTCCCCCCGGCCCCCGGCACCCACCTCGTCACGCTGCGCTGCGGCTATTGCCACCACGGCATCTACGTGGGAGACGGCAAGGTCGTGCATTACGCGGGATTCGGCGGCGCGCTGCAGCGCGGACCAGTGGAGGAAGTGGCCCTGGCCGGCTTCACCGCCGGCCAGCCCGTGTGGATCGACGCCGATCCCCGGCCCGGCTACCCGGGCCCGGAGGTGGTGCGGCGTGCGCGTTCCCGGCTCGACGAGAACGACTACCGGCTCCTGAGCAACAACTGCGAGCACTTCTGCACCTGGTGCCTGTCCGGCGAAAGCCGCAGCGAGCAGGTGCGGGACTGGCACTGCCATCCGCGCGCGGCGCTCTGCCGGGCGGTGCGGCTGTTCCAGGCCTATCGCGAGGCCTATCGCGCGGCATATCGCGGCAAGCGGCCACCGGCAGGCGCCGGCGTGCGGCTGCTGCCCGCCCGCGCCGCCACCAGGCAGCCGGGCCTTCACGCGGCCACGGGGGAGGCCTTCCTCAACCAGACTGAGACCGTCGGAGTGCCATCATGA
- a CDS encoding alpha/beta hydrolase yields the protein MAGPTRESHRIPANGIELDGWLYLPALPAAATAAASTTSAAAAPLIVMSHGFAAVKELYLDRFAAAFAEAGFAVVLYDHRNFGRSGGALRGEIDPRQQVDDLRDVISWAMALPQVDPARVGVWGSSYSGGHAISVGAHDRRVRCVVAQVPTISGYQSLLRRAGPQLHAVRAAFAQDRAARYRGEPPRYRRVIDQDGEAGIYGSDDAQAFYSAAWTLADGWDNRVTLRSSELASEYEPGAWIDRVSPTPLLMVVAEHDTVTPTDLALAAYERALEPKRLCLLPGGHFDPYTTHAGRAIAAARDWFVQHLG from the coding sequence ATGGCAGGACCCACCCGTGAATCGCACCGCATCCCGGCCAACGGCATCGAGCTGGATGGCTGGCTTTACCTCCCGGCGCTGCCGGCCGCAGCGACCGCAGCAGCATCGACTACATCCGCGGCAGCGGCCCCGCTGATCGTCATGAGCCACGGCTTCGCGGCGGTCAAGGAGCTGTATCTCGACCGCTTCGCCGCGGCCTTCGCCGAGGCTGGCTTCGCGGTGGTGCTGTACGACCACCGCAACTTCGGCCGCAGCGGCGGCGCGCTGCGCGGCGAGATCGATCCGCGCCAGCAGGTGGACGACCTGCGCGACGTCATCAGCTGGGCCATGGCGCTGCCGCAGGTGGATCCGGCGCGCGTGGGCGTGTGGGGCTCCAGCTACAGCGGCGGCCACGCCATCTCCGTGGGCGCGCACGACCGCCGCGTGCGCTGCGTGGTGGCGCAGGTGCCGACCATCAGCGGCTACCAGAGCCTGCTGCGCCGCGCCGGGCCGCAGCTGCACGCGGTGCGCGCGGCCTTCGCGCAGGACCGCGCGGCGCGCTACCGCGGCGAGCCGCCGCGCTACCGGCGCGTGATCGACCAGGACGGCGAGGCGGGCATCTACGGCAGCGATGACGCGCAGGCCTTCTACAGCGCGGCCTGGACGCTGGCCGATGGCTGGGACAACCGCGTCACGCTGCGCTCCAGCGAGCTGGCCAGCGAGTACGAGCCGGGCGCGTGGATCGACCGCGTCAGCCCGACCCCGCTGCTGATGGTGGTGGCCGAGCACGACACGGTGACCCCGACCGACCTGGCGCTGGCGGCCTACGAACGGGCGCTGGAGCCGAAGCGGCTGTGCCTGCTGCCGGGCGGGCACTTCGATCCCTACACCACGCATGCCGGGCGCGCCATCGCGGCGGCGCGGGACTGGTTCGTGCAGCACCTGGGCTGA
- a CDS encoding AraC family transcriptional regulator yields the protein MPPPTHLPVLPTPDTLLQPVARAYPDGHEMPEHWHEAPQLIHAVSGVMELRCADGFWVISPQQALWMPAGAPHRLRARGAVALRTVYVAPALCAARMPAQPRSLVVAPLLRELVLQARPVTRATPADGREAHLMQLLLDELALAPAIPLQLAMPRDGRLQKICLGLLHDPGDERGLEAWGRLVGASTRTLSRLFQAEFGTSFALWRQQARVFAAMPRLREGEAVARVAADLGYGSAGAFATAFRRLTGYSPRELRRQAG from the coding sequence ATGCCCCCACCCACCCACCTCCCCGTCCTCCCCACCCCCGACACCCTGCTCCAGCCGGTCGCCCGCGCCTACCCCGACGGCCACGAGATGCCCGAGCACTGGCATGAGGCGCCGCAGCTGATCCATGCGGTGAGCGGCGTGATGGAGCTGCGCTGCGCAGACGGCTTCTGGGTGATCTCGCCGCAGCAGGCCTTGTGGATGCCGGCCGGCGCGCCGCACCGCTTGCGCGCGCGGGGTGCGGTGGCGTTGCGCACGGTGTACGTGGCGCCGGCCTTGTGCGCGGCGCGCATGCCGGCGCAGCCGCGCAGCCTGGTGGTGGCGCCGCTGCTGCGCGAGCTGGTGCTGCAGGCGCGGCCGGTGACGCGGGCGACGCCGGCGGATGGGCGCGAGGCGCACCTGATGCAGTTGCTGCTGGACGAGCTGGCGCTGGCGCCGGCGATCCCGCTGCAGCTTGCCATGCCCAGGGACGGCCGCCTGCAGAAGATCTGCCTGGGCCTGCTGCACGATCCGGGCGACGAGCGTGGCCTGGAGGCGTGGGGGCGGCTGGTGGGGGCGTCGACGCGCACCTTGTCGCGCTTGTTCCAGGCGGAGTTCGGTACCAGCTTTGCCTTGTGGCGGCAGCAGGCACGGGTGTTCGCCGCCATGCCGCGCCTGCGCGAGGGCGAGGCGGTGGCGCGCGTGGCGGCGGACCTGGGCTATGGCTCGGCGGGGGCGTTCGCCACGGCCTTCCGGCGGCTGACCGGGTACTCGCCGCGCGAGCTGCGGCGCCAGGCTGGCTGA
- a CDS encoding helix-turn-helix transcriptional regulator, whose protein sequence is MATSSLWPELENDILARMPSAAEQPIASGELIDRVQQLHPRQPPSRDTIRRALEQLELEGYVGKSGEARARKWWKTGKPRAANGVARRPPLELAIALLTLQRHAPNHLPSHVTGLLTEYFTGAEKVLQESPVDPTLVDARAWATKTVRIDAGYPFVSPPVESGILNEIRRALYATKVLSVSYRNSRLETAAPASYEVVPLALVERGPVLYVVASRRSSSTGAFRRYQLRLDRFVDATCTDVPGEPDPAFDLDAYVRHNQFFSFFPQEPIRIALRVREDVGLRDRFREQRLSDDQCIEEEAGGFRLSATVIPSVELRNLLMERAARVEVLAPAELRAEIAQGLRQACRYYDDLPAQP, encoded by the coding sequence ATGGCCACCTCTTCCCTCTGGCCCGAGCTCGAGAACGACATCCTCGCGCGCATGCCCTCCGCGGCCGAGCAACCGATCGCCTCGGGCGAGCTGATCGACCGCGTCCAGCAGTTGCATCCGCGCCAGCCGCCCAGCCGCGACACCATCCGCCGCGCGCTGGAGCAACTGGAGCTGGAGGGCTATGTCGGCAAATCCGGCGAGGCACGTGCCCGCAAGTGGTGGAAGACCGGCAAGCCGCGCGCCGCGAACGGTGTGGCGCGGCGCCCGCCGCTCGAGTTGGCGATCGCGCTGCTGACCTTGCAGCGCCACGCGCCCAATCACCTGCCCAGCCATGTGACCGGCCTGCTCACCGAGTACTTCACCGGCGCCGAGAAGGTGCTGCAGGAGAGCCCGGTCGATCCCACCCTGGTCGACGCGCGCGCCTGGGCCACCAAGACGGTGCGCATCGATGCCGGCTATCCCTTCGTCTCGCCGCCCGTCGAGAGCGGGATCCTGAACGAGATCCGCCGCGCCCTGTACGCGACCAAGGTGCTGTCGGTGTCCTACCGCAACTCGCGGCTGGAGACCGCGGCGCCGGCTTCGTACGAGGTGGTGCCGCTGGCGCTGGTCGAACGCGGCCCGGTGCTCTACGTGGTGGCGAGCCGGCGCAGCAGCAGCACCGGCGCCTTCCGCCGCTACCAGCTGCGCCTGGACCGTTTCGTCGACGCCACCTGCACGGATGTGCCCGGCGAGCCCGATCCCGCCTTCGACCTGGACGCCTACGTGCGCCACAACCAGTTCTTCTCCTTCTTTCCACAGGAGCCGATCCGCATCGCGCTGCGCGTGCGCGAGGACGTGGGCCTGCGCGACCGCTTCCGCGAGCAGCGTCTGTCCGACGACCAGTGCATCGAGGAAGAGGCCGGCGGCTTCCGCCTGAGCGCGACCGTGATCCCCTCGGTGGAACTGCGCAACCTGCTGATGGAGCGCGCCGCGCGGGTCGAGGTGCTGGCCCCGGCCGAGCTGCGCGCGGAAATCGCGCAGGGCCTGCGGCAGGCCTGCCGCTACTACGACGACCTGCCGGCGCAGCCGTGA